A single region of the Musa acuminata AAA Group cultivar baxijiao chromosome BXJ1-11, Cavendish_Baxijiao_AAA, whole genome shotgun sequence genome encodes:
- the LOC135596581 gene encoding NAC domain-containing protein 35-like, giving the protein MAVAAAMSGDGGGGDGHEHDVVMPGFRFHPTEEELIEFYLRRKVEGKRFNVELITFLDLYNYDPWELPALAAMGEKEWFFYVPRDRKYKNGDRPNRVTASGYWKATGADRLIRDEGNRSIGLKKTLVFYSGKAPKGIRTSWIMNEYRLPRSDTDQHKKAEISICRVYKRAGVEGRHRLPLASKPSWSSSRGTGTDRRHNSCWHQQRPDFQLGGDSSWSAAALSTANSLSSTTSTDEDGTSARMIDELNRLVGFSQNYVNYNPHLLPFTALPISVPAVSDKLWEWNSLHETGRESTTGFK; this is encoded by the exons ATGGCAGTCGCAGCAGCCATGAGCGGAGACGGCGGCGGGGGCGACGGGCACGAGCACGACGTCGTCATGCCTGGATTCCGCTTCCATCCAACCGAGGAGGAGCTCATCGAGTTCTACCTCCGCCGGAAGGTCGAGGGGAAACGCTTCAACGTGGAACTCATAACGTTCCTCGATCTCTACAACTACGACCCATGGGAGCTGCCAG CACTCGCCGCGATGGGAGAGAAAGAATGGTTCTTCTATGTCCCCAGAGATCGGAAGTACAAGAACGGCGACCGGCCCAACCGGGTGACGGCGTCGGGATACTGGAAGGCCACCGGAGCAGACCGGTTGATCCGAGACGAGGGTAATCGTTCGATCGGTCTGAAGAAGACGCTGGTGTTCTACTCCGGCAAAGCTCCCAAAGGCATCCGCACCAGTTGGATCATGAACGAGTACCGCTTGCCGCGGAGCGACACCGACCAGCACAAGAAG GCTGAGATCTCAATTTGCCGTGTCTACAAAAGAGCTGGAGTTGAAGGCCGCCACCGTCTCCCACTTGCTTCCAAGCCGTCCTGGTCGTCTTCTCGAGGAACTGGAACGGATAGAAGGCACAACAGCTGTTGGCATCAGCAGCGGCCGGATTTCCAATTAGGAGGAGACTCTTCTTGGTCAGCGGCCGCACTATCGACGGCTAATTCACTGAGCTCTACAACCTCGACCGACGAAGACGGCACTTCAGCTCGGATGATCGATGAACTCAACAGGTTGGTAGGTTTCAGCCAGAACTACGTCAACTACAACCCCCATCTGCTTCCCTTCACCGCCTTGCCCATCTCAGTCCCCGCTGTCTCAGACAAGCTATGGGAGTGGAACTCTCTTCACGAGACTGGCAGGGAATCCACTACTGGATTCAAGTGA